The DNA sequence TATAATTATAATTTTCAACCACTTTATCTAAATCTATTTCTAAATAACTATTTTTACTATTTCCCATATTAAAATATCCCTTCACGAAATCTTTTTATGATAATTTATATCTTAATCTTACCACATTTCTTATATTACTTCAAATAAAAAAAGATGATTTCAGCACAAAGACGCTAAGAACTCAAAGTTACACAAAGAAAAAATTTTTTAGAACCACTGAACAATGATGGATGGAAAATGGCGACTAATTATCTGTATTTATATATATATATAATTCACGAATCTCCATTTTACAAAAAAATAACAAAGTGAGAAAGTATAAAACAAAATAAAAAAAAGCCCCTCCAAAATTGAAGGAACTTCTTAATTTAATATTTTAATTATAAATCTCTTAAAATGCTGTAAAAGCTAAATCTAATAAAGATAATGCTCCTATAACCCACATTGTAGGTGATATCTTTTTAAAATCTCCACTTACTAATGTTATCAATATATATGATAAAAATCCAAATATAAGGCCTGTACTTATACTATATGTAAGTGGCATTAATATAATAGTTAAAAATGCTGGTATTGCTACTTCAAAATCTTGAAAATCTATTTTTTTTATATTTCTAAACATATATACCCCTACTACAATTAAAGCTGGTGCTGTAGCAAATGCTGGCACTATTCCAATAATTGGAGTAAATAATAAAGCTAATAAAAATAATATAGCTGTAACTGCTGCTGCTAATCCAGTTCTTGCTCCATCTGCAATTCCTGAAGCTGATTCTATATATGTAGTTGTTGTACTTGTTCCAAATAATGAACCTACAACTGTAGCAATTGCATCTGCTTCTAACATTTTATCTATTTTTTTTATAGTTCCATCTTCTTTTACCATATCTGCTTCATAAGAACATGCTACAATTGTACCTATTGAATCAAATAGATCTACAAACATAAATGAGAAAACTGCTCCAATTAATCCAAAACTTAAAGCTCCCATTATATCTAATTTTAATGCTATTGGAGCTATTGAAGGTGGTACAGATATTATTGCTGTAGGAATTGAAACTTCTTTAAATATTATTCCCAAAATAGTTGTTAATATAATTCCTATTAAAATTGAACCTTTTACTTTTTTAACTTCAAGTACAGCTATAGTAATTAATCCAACTAATCCTAATATTACAGGTGTATTAAATTTCCCCATTCCAACTAAAGTTGCAGGATTATCCACTACAAGCCCCATACTTTTAAACCCTATAAAAGTAATAAATAAACCAATTCCAGCTGATGTTGCTAATCTCAAAGATAATGGAATTGCATTTACTATCTTTTCTCTTACTCCCAAAACTGTTAATATTAAAAAAGCTATTCCAGATACAAAAACAACTCCTAAAGCTGTTTGCCAACTTACTTTTTGTCCCAAAACTAATGTAAATGCAAAAAATGCATTTAAACCCATACCTGGCGCCATTGCAAATGGTACATTCGCCCATACTCCTACTAATAAAGTTCCTATAAATGCTGCCAAAATTGTTACTGTTATAAGTGCTCCTTTATCCATTCCTGTTGCTGATAATATATTTGGGTTTACAAATATAATATACGCCATTGTAAGAAATGTTGTCGCTCCGCCTATAACCTCCTGTTTTACTGTTGTGTTGTGTTCCTTGAGTTTGAATACTCTTTCCACTTTTTTCTCTCCTCCTATGATTTAATTTTGACAAAAAAAAGAAACACTTCATGAGTGAAGTGTCTCTTTTTTATCAAACTTCACCCATAGTCGGGTGTTTACGGCAACCCGGTAGAGACTTTCAGGCCATATTCCTGAAATTATATGAGTATATTTTATTTATTTTTAATCTATTCCTAACTATTGTATAGATAGTATATCACAATTTCAGAAAAATTAGAACAATTTTTCTGAAAAATATTCTGGTAATTCTAAATTAAATTTAAAATTTTCTTTTTCAATTTCTATTTTATGAGAAAACAGAAACATTTTTTTTCCTGATTTCACACCATATTTATAATCTCCTAATATTGGATAACCTTTTTCTGCTAATTGTACTCTAATTTGATGAGTTCTTCCTGTTACTAATTCTGCTTCTAATAAAGAATATCCATTATTCACTTTTATAGCTTTAAATATAGTTTTACTCCATTTACCTTCTTTATCTTCAGCTACTTCATTTACATTCTTTTCTCCTTTTAGAAGATTACTTTCAATAACAAATTTTTTCTCTTTTATTTCACCTTTTACTAATACATAATAATATTTTTTTATCTCTTTATTTCTTATATATTCTGTATATGTCCTAATAGTTTTTAAATTTTTACCTGCTAATATAAGTCCAGATGTCATTTTATCTATTCTATTTACAAAATTTATATCTGAATTTTTATAATAACTTTTCAATATTTCTATTAATCCATAATCATGCCCACTTCCCTTATGCACAACTATCCCATAAGGTTTGTTAAATAATAATATATTCTCATCTTCATATACTATTCCTTGAGTTACTAATTTAGAGTCTCTTTCATCTAATTTTATAAATTTTTTCTCTTTTACAATATCATTTGTTATAACTTTTAAAATATCTCCTTCTAAAAGTCTATATTTTTCTTTAGTTTTTTTTCCATTAACTTTTACTCTACCTTTTCGTATCATTTTATAAATACCCATTAATGGAATATCTTTATATTTTTTTCTTAAAAATTTGTCAACTCTTACATTATCATAATCTTCATCTATAATGTATTCTGCCATATTTTTTCTCCTATTTTAATTTTTTCCATAATTCCTTAAACTATCCTTATAGAGTTTATTCTAATTCGAATAATTTTTTATACTTTGAACTATACCTAGCATCATAAAACTAAACATAAAAGAACTTCCACCATAACTCATAAGTAATAATGGCAATCCTGTTACCGGCATTATTCCTATTGCCATTCCAATATTTACAAAAACATGAAAAAAGAAAATCCCTGCAATCCCAAATGCTACAAATTTTCCATATCTATCTTTTGTTTTTCTTCCTACATTTATAATATATATAATTAATGTTAAATATAAAATTATCAAAATACTACTTCCTAAAAATCCTAACTCTTCACTTAATACTGAAAAAATAAAATCCGTATGTGATTCTGGCAAGAATTTTAATTTATTTTGAGTACCATGTAAAAAACCTTTTCCAAAAAGCCCACCTGAACCAGTAGCAATCATTGATTGAACTACATTCCATCCGCTTCCATGTAAATCTTTAGTTGGATCTAAAAAAGTATCTATTCTTCCTCTTTGATAATCCTTTAATAAGAAAAAATATGCTATGGGTATAAAAATAATTCCTGCTCCCACCAAAGAAAATAATGGATACAGATCAACATCATTTAGAAATATTAATAAGAAAAAAATAAATATTAGCACTAAAGATGTTCCTAAATCAGGTTCTTTTAATATTAATAAAAATGGAATTAATATATGGAATCCACATACAATAATATTTTTCCAACCTCTAACTCCTTTAGAATATTTATTAGCAAGCAACTCTGAAAATGTTAGTACTAAAAATATTTTTGCAAATTCAGACGGTTGAATACTCATAAAACCTAAACTTATCCACCTTTTAGCTCCTAATATCTTTTTCCCAATCACATATACAGATAATAACAATCCTATATTAAGTGTATATATAACTTTAGAATATTTAGCATATTTCTTATAATCAATCAAAGAAAAAATTATAAAAACAATTGTTCCAAGTAATGTCCATACAATCTCTTTTTTAAAAAAAATTCCATGTTTTTTTAAACTAGCACTGTAAACAAAACTTAAACTTAAAAATACCAATATATATATATTTAAAATAAATTTTATATCAACTTTCCTTACTTTCCTTAATAATTGTCGAATACTTTGATTATTTTTCATCTATACTATCTGTATCTGATTTAACTTTTTTTATTGGAATATTAATAGATAATCCTACATTATCATCCTCTTTTTCAAGATTAAATTCTAACCCTTCTGTATCTATTTCTAAATATTTAGAAAACACTCCTATTAAATCTCTTTTTAAATTTTCCATTAAAACTGGTGTAAATGTAGTTCTATCTTGCATTATCACAACTCTTAGTCTATTCTTAGCTATTTCTCCACTTTTTTCTTTTACAAATAATTTTTTTATTGCTTCAAACATTTTTATCCCTCCTATTTTCTCAATAAAATTTACCCCTATTTTTTAAACAAAGTAGCAAGTTTTTTCAATATACCTTTTTTTTCTTCAAGAGTTAATAATGGTACTTTTTCTCCCAATATTCTTTTCACAACATTTCTATATGCTTTACCAGGTCTTGACTCCTCTGTTTTTACAATTGGTTCTCCTCTATTAGTTGAAATAACTATATCTTCATCATCAGGAACAATTCCTAATATTTCAATTTCTAATAAGTCCAATACATCTTCTATTGATAACATTTCTCCTCTTTTTACCATATCCATTCTAATTCTATTAATTATTAATTTAGGGGGATTTTTTTCTGCAGCTTCTAATAATCCTACTATTCTATCTGCATCTCTTACTGCTGATACTTCTGGATTTGTAACCACTATAACTTCATCAGCTCCAGCTATTGCATTTTTAAATCCTCTTTCTATTCCAGCTGGAGAATCTATAAATACATAATCAAATGTTTCTGCTAACTCTTTTGTTATTTCCATCATATTTTCTGGCGTCACAGCATCTTTTTCTCTTGTTTGTGCTGCTGGAAGCAATTGTAAATTTGCTTTTAATTTTTTATCTTTAATTAATGCTTGTTTTAATTTTGCCCTTCCTTCTACTACATCAACTATGTCATAAACAATTCTATTTTCCAATCCCATTACAACATCTAAATTTCTAAGCCCAATATCTGCATCTATAACTGCTACTTTTTTTCCCTGCATTGCTAACCCCGTACTAATATTAGCTGTTGTCGTTGTTTTCCCAACTCCACCTTTTCCAGAAGTTATTGCATAAATTACACCTTTTCCCATAATTACCTCCTATTTTTTATCTTATCCTAATTCTAATTCTTCCCTGTATGTCCAAATCCACCTTCACCACGTAGTGTATTTTCTAATTCTGATACCACTTCTAATTTTGCTTTATCCACTTTTTTTAATATAAATTGTCCAATTCTATCATACGGCTTTATATTATAAGATTCTTTTCCTAAATTTATCATTATAATTTTTATTTCACCTCTATAATCTGAATCAATTGTACCAGGTGAATTAACTAATGTTAATCCATGTTTTAAAGCTAGCCCACTTCTTGGTCTTACTTGCACTTCATATCCAACAGGTATTTCCATTTTAACTCCCGTTGGAACTAAAACTCTTTCTAATGGAGCAATCTCTAAATCTTTATTAATAAATGCAAAAATATCCATTCCTGCTGAACCAATTGTTTTATATTCTGGAAGTTTTGCCCCTTCTTCTAATATTACTCTTATATTTATTTCATTATTTTTTATATTATTATTATTATCCTCTTTATTATTCTCCTCAACTAATTTTTCAGCCATTATAAATTTTTTAACCACCTTTCAATCTTTAATTTCTTTTTAATATTTTTTTCTGCTTCTTCCATTAAATTTTCAATACTTTTATTTCCTTCAAATATAGAATATCCATAATTTAATTTTATTACACTGCTATCCTCATAATTTTTTAACTCTACTAAATTTTTTATTCTTTCCAATACTGTATGTAATTCCTCTACAGAAATTTTATTTAATAATATTGCAATTTTATTATGCATATATCTAATCACTATATCACTTTCTTTTATATTATCATCAATTTTATTTATAATTTCATTAAACTTTTGTATTGGTATATTTAATTGTTTTTGTGATTCATAATCTATATAATAGTCTATTTCACAAATTAACAATATAAATTTTTGATTTCTTTTTCTTTCAATATCCAAAATTTCTTTTAAATATTCTTTTTCAAATTCGATTTCTTCATCAAAATTTATTATATGTCCTGATAAAGCTATCCTTTCAATTGCAAGTTCTAACATACTTATAAATGGTTTTAATACAGGAAATTCTTTTTCAAATATAATGACTCCATATTTTTTTCCTCTTACATTTAAAATATGTTTATGTCCATTATTTATACAATCTATATCATTTAATTCTTTATATAATTTTTTACCCTCACATTGAATTGCTATATTTTTTTTATAAATATCATTTTTTTCATCATATTTATA is a window from the Haliovirga abyssi genome containing:
- a CDS encoding NCS2 family permease, which translates into the protein MERVFKLKEHNTTVKQEVIGGATTFLTMAYIIFVNPNILSATGMDKGALITVTILAAFIGTLLVGVWANVPFAMAPGMGLNAFFAFTLVLGQKVSWQTALGVVFVSGIAFLILTVLGVREKIVNAIPLSLRLATSAGIGLFITFIGFKSMGLVVDNPATLVGMGKFNTPVILGLVGLITIAVLEVKKVKGSILIGIILTTILGIIFKEVSIPTAIISVPPSIAPIALKLDIMGALSFGLIGAVFSFMFVDLFDSIGTIVACSYEADMVKEDGTIKKIDKMLEADAIATVVGSLFGTSTTTTYIESASGIADGARTGLAAAVTAILFLLALLFTPIIGIVPAFATAPALIVVGVYMFRNIKKIDFQDFEVAIPAFLTIILMPLTYSISTGLIFGFLSYILITLVSGDFKKISPTMWVIGALSLLDLAFTAF
- a CDS encoding RluA family pseudouridine synthase, which gives rise to MAEYIIDEDYDNVRVDKFLRKKYKDIPLMGIYKMIRKGRVKVNGKKTKEKYRLLEGDILKVITNDIVKEKKFIKLDERDSKLVTQGIVYEDENILLFNKPYGIVVHKGSGHDYGLIEILKSYYKNSDINFVNRIDKMTSGLILAGKNLKTIRTYTEYIRNKEIKKYYYVLVKGEIKEKKFVIESNLLKGEKNVNEVAEDKEGKWSKTIFKAIKVNNGYSLLEAELVTGRTHQIRVQLAEKGYPILGDYKYGVKSGKKMFLFSHKIEIEKENFKFNLELPEYFSEKLF
- the rodA gene encoding rod shape-determining protein RodA; amino-acid sequence: MKNNQSIRQLLRKVRKVDIKFILNIYILVFLSLSFVYSASLKKHGIFFKKEIVWTLLGTIVFIIFSLIDYKKYAKYSKVIYTLNIGLLLSVYVIGKKILGAKRWISLGFMSIQPSEFAKIFLVLTFSELLANKYSKGVRGWKNIIVCGFHILIPFLLILKEPDLGTSLVLIFIFFLLIFLNDVDLYPLFSLVGAGIIFIPIAYFFLLKDYQRGRIDTFLDPTKDLHGSGWNVVQSMIATGSGGLFGKGFLHGTQNKLKFLPESHTDFIFSVLSEELGFLGSSILIILYLTLIIYIINVGRKTKDRYGKFVAFGIAGIFFFHVFVNIGMAIGIMPVTGLPLLLMSYGGSSFMFSFMMLGIVQSIKNYSN
- the minE gene encoding cell division topological specificity factor MinE, whose amino-acid sequence is MFEAIKKLFVKEKSGEIAKNRLRVVIMQDRTTFTPVLMENLKRDLIGVFSKYLEIDTEGLEFNLEKEDDNVGLSINIPIKKVKSDTDSIDEK
- the minD gene encoding septum site-determining protein MinD, whose translation is MGKGVIYAITSGKGGVGKTTTTANISTGLAMQGKKVAVIDADIGLRNLDVVMGLENRIVYDIVDVVEGRAKLKQALIKDKKLKANLQLLPAAQTREKDAVTPENMMEITKELAETFDYVFIDSPAGIERGFKNAIAGADEVIVVTNPEVSAVRDADRIVGLLEAAEKNPPKLIINRIRMDMVKRGEMLSIEDVLDLLEIEILGIVPDDEDIVISTNRGEPIVKTEESRPGKAYRNVVKRILGEKVPLLTLEEKKGILKKLATLFKK
- the dut gene encoding dUTP diphosphatase, which codes for MAEKLVEENNKEDNNNNIKNNEINIRVILEEGAKLPEYKTIGSAGMDIFAFINKDLEIAPLERVLVPTGVKMEIPVGYEVQVRPRSGLALKHGLTLVNSPGTIDSDYRGEIKIIMINLGKESYNIKPYDRIGQFILKKVDKAKLEVVSELENTLRGEGGFGHTGKN
- a CDS encoding diguanylate cyclase domain-containing protein, with the protein product MKNIKFIENFIEKLKNIVSFETILNESFEMLKKEYNIKKIAFYKYDEKNDIYKKNIAIQCEGKKLYKELNDIDCINNGHKHILNVRGKKYGVIIFEKEFPVLKPFISMLELAIERIALSGHIINFDEEIEFEKEYLKEILDIERKRNQKFILLICEIDYYIDYESQKQLNIPIQKFNEIINKIDDNIKESDIVIRYMHNKIAILLNKISVEELHTVLERIKNLVELKNYEDSSVIKLNYGYSIFEGNKSIENLMEEAEKNIKKKLKIERWLKNL